The proteins below come from a single Piscinibacter gummiphilus genomic window:
- a CDS encoding autotransporter outer membrane beta-barrel domain-containing protein gives MSLRSSIPPLALLMVCALAQAQSKTPPPCPDDKRGEDCAAAEEQDRRVRNNEAAAPQVVGDAPLGPAGGPGGPAPSLRFERGPLKVRNFGVSLAVDHALSPQWVLGGVVNVSKGKLQRQQTEFDSTNGTPPNVIRSDTTVDTRSTSLAASLSYFTRDAIAIDGAFSLMRTQLETRRISNDTDQFTGENVSNAWGLWLSASRIWRFGPRAVVPQVGLEYTDTRTGALTAIYQDLSDPLNGANGTVGFRVGEQKQRVLASVLSAQLQQPISMRFGTLTPYGRVTWRQRLWKDADPILGTNSNGLTRELDPDSAESRSSIGLAAGVVLQLTRGISSFVDVSHRRGSNDLQETRVGLGLKFEI, from the coding sequence ATGTCTCTGCGCTCCAGCATCCCGCCGCTGGCTCTTCTTATGGTCTGCGCGCTTGCGCAGGCCCAGAGCAAGACGCCACCCCCATGCCCCGACGACAAACGCGGTGAAGACTGCGCCGCCGCCGAAGAGCAGGACCGGCGCGTGCGCAACAACGAGGCTGCGGCGCCGCAGGTCGTGGGCGATGCCCCGCTCGGCCCGGCCGGCGGCCCCGGGGGCCCGGCGCCTTCGCTGCGCTTCGAGCGCGGCCCGCTCAAGGTGCGCAACTTCGGGGTGAGCCTCGCGGTCGACCATGCGCTGTCGCCGCAGTGGGTGCTGGGGGGCGTGGTCAACGTGTCGAAAGGCAAGCTGCAGCGCCAGCAGACCGAGTTCGACTCCACCAATGGCACGCCGCCGAACGTGATCCGCAGCGACACCACCGTCGACACGCGCAGCACCTCGCTTGCGGCCTCGCTCAGCTACTTCACCCGCGATGCGATTGCCATCGACGGTGCGTTCTCGCTCATGCGCACGCAGCTCGAGACGCGCCGCATCAGCAACGACACCGACCAGTTCACCGGCGAGAACGTGAGCAACGCCTGGGGCCTGTGGCTGAGCGCGAGCCGCATCTGGCGCTTCGGGCCACGCGCCGTCGTGCCGCAGGTCGGGCTCGAATACACCGACACCCGCACCGGCGCGCTCACGGCGATCTACCAGGACCTGTCGGACCCGCTGAACGGCGCCAACGGCACGGTCGGCTTCCGCGTGGGTGAGCAGAAGCAGCGGGTGCTGGCGAGCGTGCTCAGCGCGCAGCTGCAGCAGCCGATCAGCATGCGCTTCGGCACGCTCACGCCCTATGGTCGCGTCACCTGGCGCCAGCGCCTGTGGAAAGACGCCGACCCGATCCTCGGGACGAACAGCAACGGCCTCACGCGCGAGCTCGACCCCGACAGTGCCGAGAGCCGCAGCTCGATCGGCCTCGCGGCCGGCGTGGTGCTGCAGCTCACGCGGGGCATCAGCAGCTTCGTCGACGTGTCGCACCGGCGCGGCTCCAACGATCTGCAGGAAACGCGCGTGGGGCTGGGTCTGAAGTTCGAGATCTAG
- a CDS encoding lipid A deacylase LpxR family protein, with translation MRALMSGAVMLGALAVGAPTALAQEPGHEGRLQGWAFALENDFFGRATISTDRWYTNGFHYAHSYRQGRPVHRPLQRVRELGRDWFGIEGEGGQAATAGEFLGHNIYTPNDVDPSTPQIHDRPYAALLSYGMGTFAYRGQHHRALDIRIGVVGPAAGGDEVQSGFHRLIDDGLPNGWAYQVRPRLALQGTFTHTQRYFDQSPLPHWGAVHLHGRATVGTIKNLVAAGITFVAGEKTRVFGAPDEGDFFTVDFNNRQNHFAAGELRRSTFFAQFQVAAVASNYLIEGRTYGPRPEIELKRGVWMSTFGISQRLSREWRLEYRIKRRSAEFTAHTPYGRNGQIQSYGEVRLVRDYDAGPDDIESFRR, from the coding sequence GTGCGGTGATGCTGGGCGCCCTGGCCGTGGGTGCCCCCACGGCGCTGGCACAGGAGCCAGGACACGAAGGCCGCCTGCAAGGCTGGGCCTTCGCGCTGGAGAACGACTTCTTCGGCCGCGCCACCATCAGCACCGACCGCTGGTACACCAACGGCTTCCACTACGCCCACAGCTACCGCCAGGGCCGCCCGGTGCACCGCCCGCTGCAACGGGTGCGCGAGCTCGGGCGCGACTGGTTCGGCATCGAGGGCGAAGGCGGCCAGGCCGCGACGGCGGGTGAATTCCTCGGCCACAACATCTACACGCCCAACGACGTCGACCCGAGCACGCCGCAGATCCACGACCGGCCCTACGCGGCGCTGCTGTCCTACGGCATGGGCACCTTCGCTTACCGCGGCCAGCACCACCGCGCGCTCGACATCCGCATCGGCGTGGTCGGCCCGGCCGCGGGGGGCGATGAGGTGCAGTCGGGCTTCCACCGCCTGATCGACGACGGCCTGCCCAACGGCTGGGCCTACCAGGTGCGGCCGCGCCTGGCGCTGCAGGGCACCTTCACCCACACGCAGCGCTACTTCGACCAGTCGCCCCTGCCGCACTGGGGCGCGGTGCACCTGCACGGCCGCGCCACCGTCGGCACGATCAAGAACCTGGTGGCCGCGGGCATCACCTTCGTGGCCGGCGAGAAGACGCGGGTCTTCGGCGCGCCAGACGAAGGTGACTTCTTCACCGTCGACTTCAACAACCGGCAGAACCACTTCGCGGCCGGCGAGCTGCGGCGCAGCACCTTCTTCGCGCAGTTCCAGGTGGCGGCGGTCGCGTCGAACTACCTGATCGAGGGACGCACCTACGGCCCGCGCCCCGAGATCGAACTCAAGCGCGGGGTGTGGATGTCGACCTTCGGCATCTCGCAGCGCCTGTCGCGCGAGTGGCGGCTCGAATACCGCATCAAGCGGCGCTCGGCCGAGTTCACCGCGCACACACCCTACGGCCGCAACGGGCAGATCCAGAGCTACGGCGAAGTGCGCCTGGTGCGCGACTACGACGCCGGGCCCGACGACATCGAGAGCTTCCGCCGCTAG
- a CDS encoding helix-turn-helix transcriptional regulator, whose product MLLPASAVRREALVARIDAASRARLLAVVAPAGSGKTTSLSQWHDSVRGERQVAWLSLDALIVRQARVFTYLHAALQAAGVTLPEALPTADSLGVAMLLDTLDRAPQGLCIVVDGFEALHENGHGQGLIRAVEYLVLNSPAHVHWIVASRCAPGLCVSQLQLSDQCEVLGARDLAFNAQEVRALALTLHRRTWAEAEIASVMATTEGWCAGVKLAFRALGAQAPASADNFNGAHRGVVRYFDEVLLRDLPAETQRLLVRCAIADRLNGALCNALTGDEGGYALLDRLEQSEFFLIPLDEQRQWYRLHALLLGYARDRLAREEPDAIPSLHQKASRWFLAQGLKEEALKHALASNDRAWLVDAMDTCAVDWIREGDPLVVMRWLAHLSSDEIVSRDEICCAYILSLVLAHRLVEARRILYLARNHPGREHNEVVQYRFRVLHRLICGDVFGKQESVERYLEGDQMPDPFFTGILIAAQATSLLGRNQFDEARRMALRARDIGVRCVTPYLTSHTETLLCAAEYQQGNLRSAARISARNYAALKSAPQSPAWVNAAVTLACARYERGRLDGARALLLELIPHVAMCSTPWVYCAAHVVLARLKAMEGRFDEAIGLLDVAHSVLDDVGHPRYLAEICYEKVRLGLESNDVALADTTAASFGLREREGHGEWSAPRRYEEAWARCGFATALLAMQGGEHDRARALLQVIRESADGAGRVARRMSLDFALAVCHWSAGRDKLAYEVLKRSLMHDQKAGFSRAVFDDVPRFSTFIRSAFAAGKLEIALPAKPFRQWLGLTALAPVSPQAHQVAGAAAPAVPAREPLTDRELEVLQLLSKGLCNKSISRASGMALNTIKWHLRNLYMKLDATSRTSAVARGRELQLVE is encoded by the coding sequence ATGCTGCTGCCGGCTTCGGCCGTGCGCCGCGAGGCGCTGGTGGCGCGCATCGACGCCGCCTCGCGTGCGCGCCTGCTCGCCGTGGTGGCGCCGGCCGGCTCGGGAAAGACCACGTCGCTCTCGCAGTGGCACGACAGCGTGCGCGGCGAGCGGCAGGTGGCCTGGCTGTCGCTCGATGCGCTCATCGTCCGGCAGGCTCGCGTTTTCACTTACCTGCATGCGGCGCTGCAGGCCGCGGGCGTGACGCTGCCCGAGGCGCTGCCCACCGCCGACTCGCTGGGCGTGGCGATGCTGCTCGACACGCTCGACCGCGCGCCGCAGGGGCTGTGCATCGTGGTCGACGGCTTCGAAGCGCTGCATGAAAACGGCCATGGCCAAGGCCTCATCCGCGCCGTCGAATACCTCGTGCTGAACTCGCCCGCCCATGTGCACTGGATCGTGGCGAGCCGCTGCGCGCCGGGCCTGTGCGTGAGCCAGCTGCAGCTCAGCGACCAGTGCGAAGTGCTCGGCGCGCGAGACCTTGCGTTCAACGCGCAGGAGGTCCGCGCCCTCGCCCTCACCCTGCACCGCCGCACGTGGGCCGAGGCTGAGATCGCGAGCGTGATGGCCACCACCGAAGGCTGGTGCGCCGGCGTGAAGCTCGCGTTCCGCGCCCTCGGCGCGCAAGCGCCCGCCAGCGCCGACAACTTCAACGGCGCGCACCGCGGCGTGGTGCGCTACTTCGACGAGGTGCTGCTGCGCGACCTGCCCGCCGAGACACAGCGCTTGCTCGTGCGCTGCGCCATCGCCGACCGGCTGAACGGCGCGCTGTGCAACGCCCTCACCGGCGACGAAGGCGGCTACGCGCTGCTCGACCGGCTGGAGCAGTCGGAGTTCTTCCTCATTCCGCTCGACGAGCAGCGCCAGTGGTACCGCCTGCACGCGCTGCTGCTCGGCTACGCGCGTGACCGGCTGGCGCGTGAAGAGCCCGATGCCATCCCCTCGCTGCACCAGAAGGCGAGCCGCTGGTTCCTCGCACAAGGGCTGAAGGAAGAAGCACTCAAGCATGCGCTGGCCTCGAACGACCGCGCCTGGCTGGTCGACGCGATGGACACCTGCGCCGTCGACTGGATCCGCGAAGGCGACCCGCTGGTGGTGATGCGCTGGCTCGCGCACCTGAGCAGCGACGAGATCGTGAGCCGCGACGAGATCTGCTGCGCCTACATCCTCAGCCTCGTGCTCGCGCACCGGCTGGTGGAGGCGCGGCGCATCCTCTACCTCGCGCGCAACCACCCGGGGCGCGAGCACAACGAGGTGGTGCAGTACCGCTTCCGGGTGCTGCACCGGCTGATCTGCGGTGATGTGTTCGGCAAGCAGGAGTCGGTGGAGCGCTACCTTGAAGGCGACCAGATGCCCGACCCCTTCTTCACCGGTATCCTCATCGCGGCGCAAGCCACCAGCCTGCTCGGCCGCAACCAGTTCGACGAAGCGCGCCGCATGGCGCTGCGCGCGCGCGACATCGGCGTGCGTTGCGTGACGCCCTACCTCACCAGCCACACCGAGACGCTGCTGTGCGCTGCCGAGTACCAGCAGGGCAACCTGCGCAGCGCCGCACGCATCTCGGCACGCAACTACGCCGCGCTCAAGAGCGCACCGCAGTCGCCCGCGTGGGTCAACGCCGCCGTCACGCTCGCCTGCGCACGCTACGAGCGTGGCCGCCTCGATGGCGCACGCGCCCTGCTGCTGGAGCTCATCCCCCACGTGGCGATGTGCTCCACGCCCTGGGTGTACTGCGCGGCCCACGTGGTGCTCGCGCGCCTGAAGGCGATGGAAGGCCGCTTCGACGAGGCCATCGGGCTGCTCGACGTGGCCCACAGCGTGCTCGACGACGTGGGCCACCCGCGCTACCTCGCCGAGATCTGCTACGAGAAGGTGCGGCTCGGGCTGGAGTCGAACGATGTGGCGCTGGCCGACACCACGGCGGCGAGCTTCGGCCTGCGCGAGCGCGAAGGCCACGGCGAATGGTCGGCCCCGCGCCGCTACGAGGAGGCGTGGGCACGCTGCGGCTTTGCGACCGCGCTGCTGGCGATGCAGGGCGGCGAGCACGACCGCGCGCGGGCGCTGCTGCAGGTGATCCGCGAGAGTGCCGACGGCGCGGGGCGCGTGGCACGGCGCATGTCGCTCGACTTCGCGCTGGCGGTGTGCCACTGGAGCGCGGGGCGCGACAAGCTGGCCTACGAGGTGCTCAAGCGCAGCCTCATGCACGACCAGAAGGCGGGCTTCTCGCGGGCGGTGTTCGATGACGTGCCGCGGTTCTCGACCTTCATCCGCTCGGCGTTTGCGGCGGGCAAGCTCGAGATCGCATTGCCGGCGAAGCCGTTCCGGCAGTGGCTGGGATTGACGGCGCTGGCCCCGGTGTCACCGCAGGCGCATCAGGTGGCGGGCGCTGCGGCGCCTGCCGTGCCGGCGCGCGAGCCGCTGACCGACCGTGAGCTGGAGGTGCTGCAGCTGCTGTCGAAGGGGCTGTGCAACAAGTCGATCAGCCGCGCGTCGGGCATGGCGCTCAACACCATCAAGTGGCATCTGCGAAATCTCTACATGAAGCTGGACGCGACGAGCCGCACCAGCGCCGTGGCGCGGGGGCGGGAGTTGCAGCTGGTGGAGTGA
- a CDS encoding cytochrome ubiquinol oxidase subunit I gives MGSSAMQYSDVDASRLLFGFTAAYHFLFVPLTIGLMALMAAFEGWSLLTGRPALRQVARFLSWPFVINFICGVLTGYPLRSQIELHWAGYAQVVQGIVGPVFAFEAQVAPVLFTLVAVVALGWHLKPMLHFLASTALAVVLVVQSTAILMINAWMQWPEGAEFVGGQARIASVTDLAGHPLVAPKVLHTIAGAWVLAGMVAVAICAWFRLKHRHAEVASAGLRGAAVFCLVSLVITALAGHWSGERLVRYQPMKFAAIEALWETDGRNADFLVAAVPDRSAQHNRFELAVPGALGWVVDTRETPLQGLKALARDSTAGLPNVGLVFWSFRAMLVAWGLMTVLVLLVLWRTPDPQRRVGRTLLRACVVALPLPWIAIEAGWIVCESGRQPWVITGVLTTAQAAGKVPAAEAMLHLLLAVELGAVMLWVNVKLHLAHVRRGLSLVPQEVPQEVPQEVPAGLAAAGRRSHPAVLGG, from the coding sequence ATGGGTTCATCCGCCATGCAGTACTCCGACGTCGACGCCTCACGGCTTCTCTTCGGCTTCACCGCGGCCTACCACTTCCTCTTCGTGCCGCTGACCATCGGGCTCATGGCCCTGATGGCGGCCTTCGAGGGATGGTCGCTGCTGACGGGCAGGCCGGCGCTGCGGCAGGTGGCGCGATTTCTTTCCTGGCCCTTCGTCATCAACTTCATTTGCGGCGTGCTGACGGGCTACCCGCTGCGCTCGCAGATCGAGCTGCACTGGGCCGGCTATGCGCAGGTGGTGCAGGGCATCGTGGGGCCGGTGTTCGCGTTCGAAGCGCAGGTGGCGCCCGTGCTCTTCACGCTGGTGGCGGTGGTCGCGCTGGGCTGGCACCTGAAGCCGATGCTGCATTTCCTCGCGAGCACGGCGCTGGCGGTGGTGCTGGTGGTGCAGTCGACCGCCATCCTGATGATCAATGCGTGGATGCAGTGGCCCGAGGGCGCCGAGTTCGTGGGCGGCCAGGCGCGCATTGCGTCGGTGACGGACCTCGCGGGCCACCCGCTGGTCGCGCCCAAGGTGCTGCACACCATTGCGGGCGCGTGGGTGCTGGCCGGCATGGTCGCGGTGGCGATCTGTGCGTGGTTCCGCCTGAAGCATCGGCACGCCGAGGTGGCCAGTGCGGGCCTCAGGGGCGCGGCGGTGTTCTGCCTGGTCTCGCTGGTGATCACCGCGCTGGCGGGGCATTGGAGCGGCGAGCGGCTGGTGCGCTACCAGCCGATGAAGTTCGCGGCGATCGAGGCGCTGTGGGAGACGGACGGGCGCAATGCCGACTTCCTGGTCGCCGCCGTGCCCGACAGGTCGGCGCAGCACAACCGCTTCGAGCTCGCCGTGCCAGGCGCGCTGGGCTGGGTGGTCGACACCCGCGAGACGCCGCTGCAGGGCTTGAAGGCTCTCGCCAGGGACTCGACGGCCGGCCTGCCCAACGTCGGCCTCGTCTTCTGGTCGTTCCGGGCCATGCTCGTGGCCTGGGGCTTGATGACGGTGCTGGTGCTGCTCGTGCTGTGGCGCACGCCCGACCCGCAGCGCCGCGTCGGCCGCACGCTGCTGCGCGCCTGCGTGGTGGCCCTGCCGCTGCCGTGGATCGCAATCGAGGCGGGCTGGATCGTCTGCGAGTCGGGCCGGCAGCCCTGGGTCATCACCGGCGTGCTGACCACGGCGCAGGCGGCGGGCAAAGTGCCGGCGGCCGAGGCGATGCTGCACCTCCTGCTGGCGGTGGAGCTTGGCGCGGTGATGCTGTGGGTCAACGTGAAGCTCCACCTTGCGCATGTGCGGCGGGGCTTGTCGCTGGTGCCGCAGGAGGTGCCGCAGGAGGTGCCGCAGGAGGTGCCGGCGGGGCTGGCCGCGGCTGGACGAAGGTCACATCCGGCCGTCTTAGGGGGCTGA
- a CDS encoding caspase family protein translates to MRTLVALGALALAACASGPATAPANLSEEQLMIVDCLLPGQVRQLGNFATSLSARRPQKLPAHECAQAGGEFALASKDPARALAIWLPFAQAGQAEAQTQVGEMYERGIGTVADPATAASWYARAAAQGDSRALINLASLHERGLGVKRDPVLAARLFRQASGQVGVPGRITIDLVDPVIVVPTPEAEGASPLVPLRGEGVRREIRGKVSSDAGLRQLMFNNKPLAVDSQGVFRAEIDLSQGGSEARFTAVDRQGGQASLNFRAVPAGNTPPPTRLNHGLPNARFHALIIANQAYRHWPRLNNPVNDAQDLKRMLEQRYGFETTLLLDSTRRDLFATFNTLRTKLKPEDNLLVFYAGHGDIEESTQRGYWVPVDGEKGNRSNWVSVVDVTDQINALGVRQVLVIADSCYSGTMARTALPVADADLVGERRWEALRAISQLRARVAMTSGGLEPVVDGGAGRNSLFASSLLEVLDAVHEPIETRRLFDAVAARFSLRAQRLKVQQKPQYAPIRFAGHEAGDFVFVPRR, encoded by the coding sequence ATGAGAACGCTCGTCGCGCTCGGCGCACTGGCGCTGGCCGCCTGCGCGAGCGGGCCGGCCACGGCACCGGCCAACCTGTCGGAAGAGCAGCTGATGATCGTCGACTGCCTGCTGCCGGGGCAGGTGCGGCAGCTGGGCAACTTCGCCACGTCGCTCTCGGCGCGCCGCCCGCAGAAGCTGCCAGCGCACGAGTGCGCGCAGGCGGGGGGCGAGTTTGCGCTGGCGTCGAAAGACCCGGCGCGTGCGCTCGCGATCTGGCTGCCGTTCGCGCAAGCCGGCCAGGCCGAGGCGCAGACGCAGGTGGGCGAGATGTATGAGCGCGGCATCGGCACCGTGGCCGACCCCGCCACCGCGGCCTCGTGGTACGCCCGTGCGGCGGCGCAGGGCGACAGCCGCGCGCTCATCAACCTCGCCTCGCTGCACGAGCGTGGCCTTGGCGTGAAGCGCGACCCGGTGCTGGCCGCGCGCCTTTTCCGGCAGGCGAGCGGGCAGGTGGGGGTGCCGGGGCGCATCACCATCGACCTGGTCGACCCGGTGATCGTGGTGCCCACGCCCGAGGCGGAGGGCGCATCGCCGCTCGTGCCCTTGCGTGGCGAGGGCGTGCGGCGCGAGATCCGCGGCAAGGTGAGCAGCGATGCGGGGCTGCGCCAGCTGATGTTCAACAACAAGCCGCTGGCGGTCGATTCACAAGGGGTGTTCCGCGCGGAGATCGATCTCTCGCAGGGCGGCTCGGAGGCCCGCTTCACCGCGGTCGACCGCCAGGGAGGCCAGGCCTCGCTCAACTTCCGCGCCGTGCCAGCCGGCAACACGCCGCCGCCGACCCGGCTCAACCACGGCCTGCCCAACGCGCGTTTCCACGCGCTCATCATCGCCAACCAGGCCTACCGCCACTGGCCGAGGCTCAACAACCCCGTCAACGATGCGCAGGACTTGAAGCGCATGCTGGAGCAGCGCTACGGCTTCGAGACCACGCTGCTCCTCGACTCGACACGGCGCGATCTCTTCGCCACCTTCAACACGCTGCGCACCAAGCTCAAGCCCGAGGACAACCTGCTCGTCTTCTACGCCGGCCACGGCGACATCGAAGAGAGCACGCAGCGCGGCTACTGGGTGCCGGTCGATGGCGAAAAAGGCAACCGCAGCAATTGGGTCTCGGTGGTCGACGTCACCGACCAGATCAACGCGCTCGGCGTGCGCCAGGTGCTGGTGATCGCCGACTCGTGCTACTCGGGCACCATGGCGCGCACGGCGCTGCCGGTGGCCGATGCCGACCTCGTGGGCGAGCGGCGCTGGGAGGCGCTGCGCGCGATCTCGCAGCTGCGTGCGCGTGTGGCGATGACGAGCGGCGGGCTGGAGCCCGTGGTCGACGGCGGTGCGGGGCGCAACTCGCTCTTCGCGAGCAGCCTGCTGGAGGTGCTCGATGCGGTGCACGAGCCCATCGAGACACGCCGCCTCTTCGATGCCGTGGCCGCGCGTTTCAGCCTGCGTGCGCAGCGCCTGAAGGTGCAGCAGAAGCCGCAGTACGCGCCCATCCGCTTTGCCGGCCACGAGGCGGGCGACTTCGTCTTCGTGCCGCGCCGCTGA